TCGGAGCACAGTTGTTTAGTACGTCCTGAAAACAGACGAGCTTAGCAGAGGATGGTTTCGATCCATCGACCTCTGGGTTATGGGCCCAGCACGCTTCCGCTGCGCCACTCTGCTCCACACGTACCACAAGACTAGCGCTGCTTAAAAGTGGGCCTTCAATAACATCTTGCATGAACAAACTGTGGGAATTCTGAAGGTGGACGGTACCCGTTTGAACACTGACTTTTATAAATCTTTGTCACCTCGGCGTTCAATGCTTCAGAGCTTCTTGGACTGCTTGTCAGGTCTCGTGTGCGGCCCAACAGATTTTAAGCTAGGGTCAGCCAACCATTTCCTCGTTAGCTGCTAACTCGAATCACTGAGCTTATTGTGTGAGCCACTGAGTCGCATAGTCACGTAAACGCTTAGACGTGAAAACACTGACACTTGGTGTTGCGTATGTTTACTTCCTAAATAAACCCATGAACTCTCTTCAATGAACCTTATTTTACCTTTAGTTAACTAAAATCGACGTTCTGTTACACGAACACACTCTGCTGATGCACTTCGATGCTCTTAATACTTCCCGCTGATTGTCAATGGTAGTTCTTATCGGTAGAGATGTAATACCGTCTGTAATCACAAGCACCGACATTAGACACGAAATCTGAATGTATCCAACACAGCGGACACAGTGACATTGTCCACAGTGAAAAACTATCCTGGATATGATGAGCTTGCTTCAGAATGCCAAGCCCAGCTCTGAAGCTGCTTTTAGATTTCATTATCATTCAAAACTGTTTGTTTGCTCGGAATGAAAAACTTATACTTgatatttgaatgtttttttctttacaataaTTTTGTGAGTTTCTCTTTGGTGCAGTCTTTACTTCTTTCAACTATGTGTTTACATGTATCTCATGGCATGGTTCTCTGTATACCTGCAGCATGCGAGtgttttgtttgccatttttattCAGTTCCATTTACAGAAGCCCTCTAATTCAGCTACTATTCACACCTATCCAATGTATTCACACCTGGTGCTTTCAGAAAACAATGGAACGTCCAGCTACCCGGGCCCCCTCCCCAGACGGTCAACACTTGCGGCTCCCCCATCACCTCTACCACTCAGTAAAGCTCACAAATTTCTCCATGTGCCTTCACACCTCTTTCCATACTTGAAAGGGATGTAAACAGACTctctaacggtgtgttcacaccgaacgcgatggacgcaaatagagcgtcaggtttacatgtaaagtcaatggaaaggcgcgatgacgcgcgattgcgggtcccgcgaaaattcggaagcagatttgcgtcgcgaaaacgccaaaacgcgtgaaacgcgcgtcagtgtagcgcgtctggcgcgtttgactcgcgaataaaaccacgcgcgtgagtttttgtgttgcattttgtgcatacgcgcgtttcgcgtctaccgctcgagttggaaaaatctgaactccagcgtcaaatcgcgcggcgacaaccaatcaggagcctggtgacgtggctgttacctaggtcaaaggggcagatccagccaaatcctttcatacttcaatggaggggaaggctaatcaatgcggtagcaaacaactcggagctgtacaacaccagctgctttcagtaccgagacaggaataaaaaggaccgagcttgtgaagagatcgggcaacctggtaagttcattcatttctcttttgaaagttttcactgacccggggaagccgcacaaaagctagcaagccaccgctattttcccactgacgtacaaataccgttctgcttttatgcatgttatcatttaggaatatattttattgtttattaataaacagcacacagtggtcccgcttttcatccgtcactgctttgctttttcgctgattttttattgcacagtacagcattgcattctgcagcctgattgacaaatctcctgcgcttgccaaatttatcacgtttggttttgataaccatcgcgtccaatagaaaaaacagcacaaaaacacccataactatgagcctcattcggaaatagacacctgcaccgtgagggaaaaaggcgcacgaaagtggcaggcagatgaagacaaaccgcggcataataatacttttacgttttgcaatctacaaaggtttgcactttgagaatcaattgtgagaactgtgaccaggggctagttattctgagaacccctgcaataaatgagggaccactgtctactctacgattattatatcgaacctgttaacatttaatactgtattgatagaaccaactgattctgcagcagagcatccccagtccctgagctcctgctgctgcacccacagatatgtacagcaagcactgatacctttttagtcggtgggattcccttgtgatcacctttactaaatatctacaaccaatctgattatatcctgttattgttttttttttttttcaatgttgaaattaaaatctagtagcagccttctcatttctttgtgttttgtgctgttttacaggcccacagaggaggacggctccgaggcagatgagggacgggtcccaggacggtccatcggcggtggagctggccatcctggagtccctgaagaggccacaccagtctccaatggagcatttcctcctcagccttgttcctgctctggagagcagctggtcctttttattcctgtctctctgtaaattcttatattttatatatttatgtttaatgtttttctgtttgagacttttaatattatttcaaataaatgtttataatgactaatgtctcagttctactacacagcaaatgttggcacacgacttgacacatgtagaatttatttcatattatactaatgacaaaatatactgatacagtgggatgcagaagtttgggcaaccttgttaatagacattattttcctgtataaatcgttggttgttacaataaaaaatgtcagttaaatatcatacaggagacacacacagtgatatttgagaagtgaaaagaagtttactggatttacagaaagtgtgcaataattgtttaaacaaaatcaagcaggtgcatcaatttgggcaccacaaaaaagaaatgaaatgaatatttagtgtatatcaatgtgtgtgtctcctatatgatatatggggtgcctttgtctggatgtgcttcccatccagagctgcacagcacagaggaaagttccagcgctcctggagtccctctgtgatggaccgccagtctccaggtgaaggcacagccatgaagtcgtccactagacagtcccagatggacgtcgctgcctggggggtgatctggctcaccgtggacacaccgactctgaaactgaacgcgatggtcctgaaggagtccccggtgacaaggaacctggacaaaattgttcaaaatcagtattatgtgtactgcagttacaaaatacattattcaaattccaaaatacttttgtgatgtcagatttaaatcacaaaatttaatcttacataaaaccttttgtaattataaggataattacaaaatgtatattagataatatctaaaacagttgtgttttgttttaactttaacatatcataatttgattggtagcaactttcacaactacagtgagccaatcactcataattcctaaacatgtcaatcaggtaggaatgaagtaagacattaatagaaataaagagttgtatgttgacatgtagccctttccttgcttaaatcattaatatttttgaaaaattaatctgtgataagacatAGCTTATCAAGATAAAACCATGTAActagagatgaaccaaactgttcacagttttatctaactctgttttaataaaggctgtgacccctgctatagagtctgacagctgcagggattatatacaaatattcaactatcccagaattaaaccaggtctaaataaaaaggagtgagtatcactacaaaggttaactcagtggtgctaatgctacagtttgatatcagcaaacaccgagcgcatacattgatgtgacaccacagccatgctatcattcaaacactgataacagcataaatcgaattaaatcgggacttgatgagagcttctgagtatcactagaaatattataaacagtcgtctctgtaccacagtttgctttcagtaaacaccgacagcattcactgttagcatagcacatccatgttagcagtgtataactggatggattagcatattagcacagatatcaataaaggactaccgtattaaatagttttactaacctcaggcagacggacaggcgctctgcaggtgggattgagcgtctgtagttggtgtctaggcgggcaatgctgggaccgacgagggaaagcaggtcctcaaactggccgacggtgatagcgctggaatcggccgtcatccaggcgcagctcctggagcaagtggtgaaactcaccaaactgctcatgcctctggaggacctgatggacccaggtacggcgaggacgtcttttacgctgctgctctgctctccacagtacatagagaagggagactctctcttcaagcgctagctcgatagctgccatcttgcaaagataccggtctggcacaactccctcccacattcctcccacatttccggttcacgcgcgtcaaaatatcatattttgacgcgcgatggatttttcttggacacgcattgagacgcgaatgtacacgcgtcaaattaggggcgtttggggcgttttattcgcgtccggtgtgaacacaccgtaagacACAGGACCCATGCAAAGCAGCTGGGCCAAATTCGGTGCCTCCATCCACCCTGAGGCACTGTGCTGATCAGTTGTCTACAGTGTTCACTGACACCATCAACAACTCACTGGAGACACGTCATGAGTCATGGACCTGAATTTCTGGACAGACGGACGAGTATGCCACAAGCAACTAAAAACCTCCTATTGGAAGGGAATCACAGGCTGCAGTCCCCTCACTCTCAGTTGACCTTGACGTGATTTGAACACGCAACCTTCTGATCTGGAGTCAGATGCGCTACCATTGCGCCACAAGGTCCCACAAACCTGGCCCTCTGCTCAAAACTTCTGAAAATCTCTGAGAAGCCAGACCATCTTTCCACACAAGCAATTTTTCTGCAACTGGAGGTTGTTCAACTTGTGAATGCAAAGAGGTTGTGCCAAAGACGCATGTCATTTCAGACCATGCATGTCAACATGCACACGTAGAATCTCTCTTTATACTTGAAAGGTTCTCCTCTTTGAGAAAAGAATACAAATCGAGGTTTGACGTGCGCTTGCAGTAGTCAATCAAAGGCCTAATATAGTGTCTGTCATTCAGTGCTCACGCTCTGATGAGCTTTGCAAGCCAGCTAGACAAATTCTTAACGATGCATATTTGTTACTGATGCTTgtcagagaaagacaaagtcCTTGGACAGTGTCTAAAAATAAAAGAccttcctctcacacacacctgaaAAGTGATTGCTCAGAAGGGAGTGCTTTTGTACGTGATGCTCTCCTGTCTCAAACACAACCTGCTCTGGAGAGGCTCCTTGTATTGTCTGCACCAAAATGCTATCCATGGGGTAGGAGACCAGTGCTGTCAGCCTTGAATGAAATCTTACCTGACTAAACGACCTTACAGTTCACACACAATGGTCTCTTCAACGACTGTTAAGTAACACCCAAATACAATACTACAGCTAGAGCCCAGAGTCACAACTTATGATAAGAACAGCTGCATCCATATACAATCTCTTCATGAAGTTTTTTTGTCAAGTGAGTTCTCGAGTTTTCCGAGCTTTTTCCTTTAGTTTTGCTTTAATATTTATCGCTTTGAGttaagtttctttctttctttaacctcctaagacccgagctcttccatggcatgcatttttaatttctctttgatgttTGAGGatattgggacccgatgaatgtaaaaacaa
The window above is part of the Maylandia zebra isolate NMK-2024a linkage group LG23, Mzebra_GT3a, whole genome shotgun sequence genome. Proteins encoded here:
- the LOC143414929 gene encoding uncharacterized protein LOC143414929, translating into MYCGEQSSSVKDVLAVPGSIRSSRGMSSLVSFTTCSRSCAWMTADSSAITVGQFEDLLSLVGPSIARLDTNYRRSIPPAERLSVCLRFLVTGDSFRTIAFSFRVGVSTVSQITPQAATSIWDCLVDDFMAVPSPGDWRSITEGLQERWNFPLCCAALDGKHIQTKAPHISYRRHTH